The genome window CGTTCGAGATGTAGTCGAGCGGGTAGGCGCAGCGCATGTTGGCGGTGAGGCTGTCGTCGTTGAAGTCGAGCTCGCGCGTCGCCTCGTCGTAGACCATGTTCTCGATCACGGTCGCGAAGCGCTTGGTGGTGGCGAAGATCTCGGGCTCGGCGTCGGGGTCGAGGCCGATCGTCTTGGCGTAGCACCCGCCCTCGAAGTTGAACGTGCCGCGATCGGACCAGCCGTGTTCGTCGTCACCGATCAGGACGCGCGAGGGATCGGCAGAGAGCGTCGTCTTGCCCGTGCCCGACAGCCCGAAGAAGACGGCGGTGTCGACGGGATTGCCGGGCGCGTGGTTGGCCGAGCAATGCATCGGCATGATGTCCTTCTCGGGCAGGATGTAGTTCAGCAGGGTGAAGACCGACTTCTTGTTCTCGCCCGCATATTCGGTGCCGCCGATGAGGATCAGCTTCGCGTCCATGTTGATCGCGATCACCGTCTCGGACCGGCAGCCATGCCGTTCGGGGTCGGCCTTGAAGGACGGGCAGTTGATGATGGTGAAATCGGGCGTGAATTCGGCCAGTGCCGAACGGTCGGGGCGGCGCAGGAGGTGCCGGATGAAGAGCCCGTGCCAGGCGAGTTCGGTCACGACGCGCACGTCGAGGCGATGCGCCGGATCCGCCCCGCCGAAGAGATCCTGCACGAAATAGTCGCCGCCCTTCATGTGGGCGAGCATGTCGGCGTGCAGGGTGTCGAACTTCGCGGGCTCCATCGGGGCGTTGTTGTCCCACCAGATCGTGTCCTCGACCGATGGGGTGCGGACGACGAACTTGTCCTTGGGCGAGCGGCCGGTATGCTTGCCGGTCGAGACGAGGAGGGTCCCGCCCTGGCCGATCCGGCCTTCACCCCGCGCGAGAGCGGCTTCGACCAGCTGGGGCTCGGTCAGGTTGTAATGCGCGGCCCCGAGGCCGGTGATGCCCTGATGCTCGAGCGTGTGGTTCGCGTTGCAGGTTCCGTCGGTCATGTTCTCGCCCTCCCATGGAGTGAATCGACGCCCTCCGCGCCAGTCCGATGCGTATCGTTAGCATAACAAAATTCGAAAAGAACAACGTTTTCTATATGTTAGCGCAATCATTCGGGGTTAGCGCAATCGGGGTCGGCTTTCGGAAATGCGGAACAATTCAGCCGACCTTAAGAAGTTTGCCCCCAGATCGTGAACAGTGATTCGAAGATTGCGCCGGTCCCGCCACGGAGATCCGGCCAGTGCGGGAGAGGACTTCATGGCCAAGATCGCCCTCGTCGACGACGACCGGAACATCCTGACCTCGGTGTCGCTGACGCTCGAGGCCGAGGGCTTCGAGGTCGAGACCTACCACGACGGGCAACAGGCGCTCGAGGCGTTCGAGCGCAGGTTTCCCGACATCGCCGTCTTCGACATCAAGATGCCGCGGATGGACGGCATGGATCTGCTGCAGCACGTGCGTCGCAAGACGAGCATGCCGGTGATCTTCCTCACCTCCAAGGACGACGAGATCGACGAGGTGCTTGGCCTTAGGATGGGGGCGGACGATTACGTGAAGAAGCCCTTCTCGCAGCGCTTGCTTGTCGAGCGGATCCGGACGCTCCTGCGGCGTCAGGACGTGCTGTCGGGCGATGCGGGCGGCAAGGTCGAGCCGAGCCAGACCCTCGTGCGCGGGACGCTGACGATGGATCCCGCCCGCCATACCGTCACCTGGAAGGGGCGCGACGTGACCCTGACCGTGACCGAGTTCCTCCTTCTTCAGGCGCTCGCGCAGCGGCCGGGCTTCGTGAAGTCGCGCGATCAGCTGATGGACGTGGCCTATGACGATCAGGTCTATGTCGACGACCGCACCATCGACAGCCACATCAAGAGACTTCGCAAGAAGATGCGGAGCGTCGATGACGAGTTCTCGGCGATCGAGACGCTCTACGGCATCGGCTACCGTTACAATCAGGACTGACCCGGTGGCGACCGCAACACGGGATGCGGGCCTTCTGGCGACGGGACCGGACATGCCGCGCCGCCGGGGCATCGTATCGATCACACGTTCGCCGCTGGCCCGGAGGATCGTGGCGTTCAACCTCGTGGCGATGCTGTCGCTGGTGGCGGGCGTGATGATCGCATCGCCGTTCGACACCGCGTCCCTGAGGCAACGCGAGGCTGACCTTGTCCGCGAGGCCGCGCTCATCACCGGGGCGTTCGAGGCGCAGATGCGCCATGCGTCGGAGCGGGGGATCGAGGCGGACACGCTCGACCTTCTGAAGCTCAACATGGCGGGCGAGGTCTTTGTGTTCGACGCAGGCGGGCGCATCGTGGCGTCCGACCGCGCGCCGAGCGCTGCCTTTCCGGCGGTCCTCGAAAGCGTGCCCGCGACACCCATCAGCGACACGGTCGAGCGCATCATCGCCTCCGTCGCGGGCTTCGCCCGGCCGGAGACGGTGCCCGTCGCAGCCGATGACGTCCGGGAAACCCTTCGTGAACTCGGGAAAGGCCTGGCACCCACGGGCTTCGCCCTCGACTATCTCGTGGATGCCGAGGGCGGGCCAATCGTCGCCGTGTCGGTGCCCATCGTCCATGAAGGGCGGGTCGTGGGGACCGTGGGCCTGACTTCCGGCAAGGGCGAGATCGATCACCTGCTGCGGTTCGGGCGCGAGCAGATCCTGCAGATCTTCCTCGTGGCGGTCGCGATCTCGATCGGGTTGAGCCTGATCCTCGCCTCGAACATCGCCAATCCGCTCGCCGATCTCGCCGCCGCGGTGGAGATCGGGCGCGAGCGCAACACCCGCAGCATCACGTCCGGCCGCGTCAGGATCCCCGACCTGACCAGCCGCCCGGACGAGATCGGCAGGCTTTCGGGCGCGTTGCGCGGCATGGTCGCGGCGCTCTACGACCGGATCGAGGCGAACGAGCAGTTCGCGGCCGATGTCGCGCACGAGATCAAGAACCCGCTGGCATCGCTGCGCTCGGCGATCGGATCGCTGCGCGTCGTCGAGCGGGAGGATCTCCGGACGCGCCTTCTCGACGTGATCGAGCATGACGTGCGCAGGCTCGACCGGCTGGTTAGCGACATCTCGAACGCGTCGCGGCTCGATTGCGAGCTTGTCATGGACGAGGAGAGGCGTTTCGATCTGCTGGCCATGCTGAACGGACTTACCACATATCTGGGCGACGCCGCGCGCGAGAAGGGGATCGACTTCATCGTCAGCCTGCCGTCGCAGCCGATCTGGCTTGACGGGCTCGAAAGCCGTCTGGCGCAGGTCTTCGTGAACCTCATCTCCAACGCGACCTCGTTCTGCGGGCCGGGCGACGCGATCCGCATCTGGGCGCGCCAGCGCGAGAACCGCGTCCTCGTGGTGGTCGAGGATACCGGCCCGGGCATCCCCGAAAGCGCGCTTGGCAAGGTGTTCGAGCGATTCTACTCCGAACGCCCGGAGGCGCAGTTCGGGAACAATTCCGGCCTTGGCCTTGCGATCTCGAAACAGATCGTCGAGGCGCATGGCGGCGTCATCTGGGCCGAGAACATCCAGCCCAACGACGAAATGCCGGGCGCGTTGCCTGCCGGCGCGCGGCTGGTCGTTGGCCTGCCCGTATGAGCGATCCGACGATCCTGCACGCAAGCTGCGTCGCGGTGAGGGAGCGGGGAGTGCTCATCCTCGGCGCATCCGGGCGCGGCAAGTCGGCGCTGGCGCTCGAGCTTCTTGCGCTGGGCGGCGCGCTGGTCGCCGACGACCGCACCTGCCTCGCGCGGCGGGGTGCGGACCTGCTTGCCTGGTCGCCGCCCGCCATTCTCGGGCGGATCGAGGCGCGCGGTATCGGCATCCTCGCGGCCGATCCCGCGCCGCCCACGCGGATGGCCCTCGTCGTCGACCTCGACCGCGCGGAGGAGGCGCGTCTGCCGACCGCACGTCACTGGTCGCATATGGGGTGGTCCGGGCCCTTGATCCTCGGGGCGGATCACCCCCATCTTGCAGTCTCCGTCCTTCAGTATCTAAAGGGCGGAAGAACGGATCTGGAGGACGCGTGACGACCGGGCAGACGCATCTCGTGCTGGTGACGGGGCCCTCGGGGGCCGGGCGGTCGACCGCGATCAACGCGCTCGAGGATATGGGCTTCGAGGCGATCGACAACCTGCCCCTGTCGCTCATCGACCGGCTGGTCGTCCCGGGCGAGACGCGGCGGCTCGCGCTGGGTGTCGATGCGCGCAATCGCGACTTCTCGACCGATGCGATGGTCGCGCTCATCGCGCGGCTGACGCGATCGCCCGAGCTGCATGCCGAGATCCTCTATCTCGACGCGAATGCAGATATCCTGCAGCGTCGCTATTCCGAGACGCGTCGCCGCCATCCTCTCGCCCCGCAGGAGACGCCCGCGGCCGGTATCGCGCGGGAGGCCGATCTGCTGACGGCGGTGCGTGAACGTGCCGAGATCCTGATCGATACCTCGGAGATGAGCCCGCATGACCTGCGCGCCGAGCTCGCGAGGCTCTTCGATCACGGCGACGCGCCGGGCCTTGCGCTGTCGGTGCAGTCCTTCTCCTACAAGCGTGGATTGCCGCGCGGCGTCGATCTGGTCTTCGATCTGAGGTTCCTCAGAAACCCCCATTGGGAGCCGGGGCTGAGGGCGCTCGACGGGCGCGACGCGGCGGTCGCCGAATACGTCGCAAGCGATCCGCGCTTCGACGGTTTCGCGGCGAAACTGATCGATCTGATCCTCACCACGCTGCCCGCGTACCGCGATGAGGGAAAGACGCATCTCGCGATCGCGCTGGGGTGTACGGGGGGCCAACACAGATCCGTGGCGGTGGCCGAATATCTGGCAAAAGCGCTTGCGGAACATGGGTGGCGAGTGTCAACTCGCCACAGGGAGCTCGAACGCCATGCCGCCCTGCAGCGTGGTCAGGCAGGGGAATCTACGCCGTGATCGGCATCGTCATCGTCGCCCATGGGGGGCTCGCGCAGGAATTGCTGGCCGCCGTCGAACACGTCGTCGGTCCGCAACCCGGAATGTGTGCAATCTCGATCGAGCCCGAATGCGACCGTGTCGCCAAGAAGGCCGAGATCCGGGCCGCCGCCGACGCGGTCGATACCGGCGCGGGCGTCGTCGTGGCGACCGACATGTTCGGCGGATCGCCCTCCAATCTCAGCCTCGAGGCCTGCGCGCCCGAGGACCGGCGGATCGTCTACGGGGCGAACCTTCCGCTGCTCATCAAGCTGGCGAAGTCACGCCATCTCCCGGTGCACGACGCGGTCCATGCGGCCCTCATGGCGGGGCGCAAATATCTCGACGCGATGTCGGATCCCGCCTCGAACCTCCGTCTCGCCGGAGCAAAAGGATAGATCATGGCCAATCGCACGCTCGAAATCGTCAACGAGAAGGGCCTGCACGCCCGTGCGTCGGCCAAGCTCGTCGAGACGGTGGAGCGGTTCGACGCCCATGCCGAGATCAGCCGCGACGGCCAGACGGCATCCGGCGACAGCATCATGGGCCTTCTGATGCTCGCCGCATCGCGCGGGACCGAGATCGAGGTCGAGACAGGCGGCCCCGAGGCCGATGCCCTCGCCGACGCGATCGAGGAGCTGGTCCGGGAGAAGTTCGGCGAGGGGATGTAGCCCCCGCCGACCGTCGGATCAGCGCGTCGGAACCGGGTCGTCCCCCCGGTAATCGTAGAAGCCGCGCCCGGTCTTGCGGCCGAGCCAGCCCGCCTCGACATATTTCGTGAGAAGCGGACAGGGGCGGTACTTGGTATCGGCAAGCCCGTCATGGAGCACGTTCATGATCGCGAGGCAGGTGTCGAGGCCGATGAAGTCGGCGAGTTCGAGCGGCCCCATCGGATGGTTGGTGCCGAGCTTCATCGCCTTGTCGATCGAGCGCACATCGCCGACGCCTTCGTAGAGGACGTAGACCGCTTCGTTGATCATCGGCATGAGGATGCGATTGACGATGAAGGCCGGGAAGTCCTCGGCCACGGCCGCCGTCTTGCCGAGCCGTTCGACCACGCCCATCGCCGTCTCGAACGTCGCCTCGTCGGTGGCGATGCCGCGGATCAGTTCCACGAGGCTCATCACCGGGACAGGGTTCATGAAGTGGAAGCCCAGGAACTTCTCGGGCCGATCCGTTTTCGAGGCCAACCGCGTGATCGAGATCGACGAGGTGTTGGAGGTCAGGATCGTCTCGGGCTTGAGCGTGGGGACGAGCTCCGCGAAGATCTTGTCCTTGATCTCCTCGCGCTCGGTCGCGGCCTCGATCACGAGGTCGCAGTTGCCGAGATCGGCGAGCGTCGAGGTCGTCGAAAGGCGGTTCATCGCCTCGTTGCGATCTGCGTCCGAGATCTTCTCGCGGCTGACCTGCCGGTCGAGATTCTTCTCGATCGTCTCGCGCCCCTTCTCGAGCGCCTCAGCGTCGATATCGGTCAGAAGCACCTCGTAGCCTGCCAGGGCACAGACATGCGCAATGCCATTTCCCATCTGTCCCGCGCCAACGACGCCAACGATCTGGATCACCATTTCATAACTCCGATAGTAGAAGGCCGAGCTGACTTCCCCACGATTTCGTGCGATCGTAAACGTTCTCCCGGCTCGTAAGAGTACCCCGACGCAGTCCCTGGTAGGCGTTCTCGTCTTCGATCAGCTTCTGCACCGCTTCATGGATCGCATCTGCGCTGTTCGGCGTGAAGACGACGCAGCCGTCCTTGAGGAATTCTCGAGCCGGTACGACGGTGCTCATCGCCGAGGGGACGCCGTGTGCCGCGGCCTCGAGACCCACGACGGCGAGGCCTTCGTTGAATTCTCTGTTCGTTGGGCAGAGCAGCAGATCGGTGTTTCCAAGTTCGGCATGAACCTCTTCCGCACCGAGACGGCCTAGAATGGAAACGTTCTCGATCGCATTCGTGCGTTCCGACAACAGATCGAGTGCCCCACCATCGCCGATGAAGGTCAAATGAAGTTCGGGGTAGGACGATCGCAGCTTTGTGAAGGCATCGAGAAGCTCGAAGACACCTTTCGCACGCTCGACCCGCCCGAGATAAAGGAGCCGTTGGACTTTGGTCAGCTCCCGCAGAGGATACCGCTTCAGGACCTGAGGATACGGGACACGTATTTTCCTTCCCGCGCCGACCATTCCGGAAACTTGCCGGGCGCTTTCGTGAGATACGCAGATCGCCCCGTCGAGCGCCCGTGAACGGAACGCAAGAACCTTGCGCTTAAGCTTCCAGACGATTGTTTCGGGATTCTCGTCCATTGCCCAAAACGTGTTGTGCGCCGTGAGAACAAGCTTTCGTTCCTTTGCCAGGCGCGCCCAAGCTGAGTTCGGAGCATCGGAGCTGACAATGACGACATCCGGGTCAAACACGGCAACCGCTTCGACCAATGCGGTCGCGTAATTTGCCTGCCCACGAAAATAGGCAAGCCGACCTTTCGCCAGTCGCGGCCTCTCGACCGTCTTGAAGGTAAACTGACCGGTCTCGCCCTTGGGTACTTCGCGCGCAGTGATCACTTGGGCCGAGGCACCCAGCTTTTCTACGAGTTCGTAGAACATCGCCGAATAGGTTGCGATCGGAACGCGCCGGTCATGATGACCGGCGCGCCACTCAGTGTATGTCCCGCCGACATCTCCGGGGCCGGCGAGATAGCTGATCCTGAGCGGCCGGCTCGGGTCGCGGCTCAACTTGCCGATCGCCTCCGAGACGTCTTGCGGCAGTTCGACCACCGGCACGTAGGTCTCGGATGCGGTCATGTCAGAGCTTCTCCGTCAGCTCCGGAACAGCCTCGAAGATGTCGGCCACGAGGCCGTAATCCGCGACCTGGAAGATCGGCGCTTCCTCATCCTTGTTGATCGCGACGATCACCTTGCTGTCCTTCATGCCGGCGAGGTGCTGGATCGCGCCGGAGATGCCGAGAGCGATGTAGAGGTCAGGTGCCACGACCTTGCCGGTCTGTCCGACCTGCCAGTCGTTCGGCGCGTAGCCCGAATCGACCGCCGCCCGCGATGCCCCGACCGCCGCGCCGAGCTTGTCGGCGAGCTTTTCGACCATCGCGAAGTTCTCCTCCGACCCGATGCCGCGGCCGCCCGAGACGACGATGCCCGCGCTGGTGAGGTCGGGCCGGTCCGACTCGGCCACGTGGTCCTCGACCCATTCCGACAGGCCGGGTGCCTCGGCGGCAGGGATCTCGGAGACCTCGACATTTCCGCCAGTGGGGGCGGCGTCGAAGGTCGAGGTGCGGATCGACAGCACCTTCTTGGGATCCTTCGACTTGACGGTCTGGATCGCGTTGCCGGCATAGACCGGACGCTCGAACGTATCGGCATCGACGATGCCGGAGACGTCGGTGATCACCATGACGTCGAGAAGGGCCGCCACGCGCGGCAGGATGTTCTTGGCATCGGTCGTCGCGGGCGCGGCGATATGGTCGTAATCGCCGGCGAGCGAGTGGAGGAGTGCTGCGGTCGGTTCGGCAAGGCGATGCCCGTAGAGCGCGTCCTCGGCGACCAAGACCTTCGCGGCGCCCTCGATGGTGGCGGCCTCGCGACCGGCATCGGCGGCGCTTTCGCCGGCACAGAGAATGGTCACGTCGCCGAGCGGGGCGAGGGCGGTCACGGCCTTCGCAGTCGCATCCATGTTGAGTTTGCCGCCATCGACTTCGGCCAGGAGAAGAACGGCCATCAGAGCACCCCCGCTTCGTTTTTCAGCTTGTCGACCAGTTCGTCGACCGACTCGACGCGGATCCCGCCCTTGCGTTCCGCGGGCTCCGCGGTCTTCACGATCTCGAGCCGCGGCGTGACGTCGACGCCGTAATCCTCGGCCGTCTTCTCCTCAAGCGGCTTCTTCTTCGCCTTCATGATGTTCGGGAGCGAGGCGTAGCGCGGCTCGTTCAGCCGCAGGTCGACCGACACGATCGCGGGCATCTTCACGCGGATCGATTGCATGCCGCCGTCGACCTCGCGCTTGACGAGCGCATGTTCGCCCTCGATGTCGATCTTCGAGGCGAAGGTCGCCTGGCTCCAGCCCATCAGCGCGGCGAGCATCTGGCCGGTCGCGTTCATGTCGTTGTCGATGGCCTGCTTGCCGCAGAGGACGAGACCGGGCTGCTCTTCGTCGATCACGGCCTTGAGCAGCTTCGCGACGGCGAGCGGTTCGATATCCTTGTGGACATCGTCAGAGGCCACGATCAGGATCGCGCGGTCCGCGCCCATGGCGAGGGCCGTGCGCAGCGTTTCCTGGGATTGCTTGACGCCGATCGAGACGGCGACGACCTCGTCGGCGGTGCCGGCTTCCTTCATGCGGATCGCCTCTTCGACGGCGATCTCGTCGAAGGGGTTCATGCTCATCTTGACGTTGGCAAGATCGACGCCCGATCCGTCGCCCTTCACGCGAACCTTGACGTTATAATCGATCACCCTCTTGACGGGGACGAGTATCTTCATCGGCCATCTCCTTTGGTATTCATTTCAGGCCATAACGCGCCTTTCGGCGCGACGACAGCGTAAAACGCAGCACTTATTCCGGATCGCCCTACCGGTTCGCGCCCGGCTGCCAGAGGATGTCCGCACGGCCGTCGTCGTTGGCGAGGCGGGCAGCGCAGAAGCACCAGTCGCTCAGCCGGTTGAGATAGTGCAGCGCGGCCGGATTGACGTCCTCGAGCGTCGCCAGCTCCATCGCCAGCCGCTCCGCCCGGCGCGACACGGTCCGGCAGAGATGGAGCGCGGCCGAAAGCGCGCTGCCGCCGGGCAGAACGAAGCTGCGCAGGGGTTCGAGCCTCTCGTTCATCGCGTCGATCTCGGCCTCGAGCCGCTCGGTCTGGGCGGGAACCATGCGCAGCGGCGTGTATTCGGCCTCGTCGTCGCGATCCATGCCGGGCCGCGACAGGTCGGCTCCCAGATCGAAGAGGTCATTCTGGATTCGCGCGATGCGCTCGGCGATCTCGCCGGTTGCATGAACCCGTGCCATGCCGAAGCAGGCATTGGCCTCGTCCACTGTGCCGTAGGTGGTCACCCGGACCGAGTGTTTCGCCACGCGCGACCCGTCGCTGAGCGCGGTCTCGCCGCCATCGCCGGTGCGGGTGTAGATCCTGTTCAGTACGACCATGGCTCAGCCTCCCATGCGGCGGAAATAGACGAAGATCAGGATCACGACCACGGCAAGCGCCTGCGCGTAGATCCGCCACCGCATGTACTTGTTCGACGTCTTGGCGTTGTCCTCGCCCCCGCGCCCGAAGGACGAGATCCCGAGAATGAGGATCGCCAGGACCGCGAGCACGGCCACGACGACAAGGAGAAAGAGCGGATCGCTGGTCATGAGCCCTCCAATCGAGCGGTGCGGCAGGACCTAGCGGCTTCGCGCACGATTGCGAAGGGGGCGGCCGGCGTCCTGCGTCGCTCAGCCGCGCGCGAGAAGCGCGTCGAGCGCGCGGGAAGGCAGGATCCTCCGGGCGAACGCCATCAGTCGGGCGGGCGTGGTCACGCGGTAATAGGGGCGGGGGTTCTCCGCCTCGAGTGCGCGGATCAGCGTTCTCGTGGCGGCGGATGCGGGAAGCTGGAACCGGTCCGTTCCGGGCGGATCGTAGAGGCGTTTCAGAAGGGTCGCCTCGTACTGCGCGCGCCGGGGCGACGCCTTCCAGTCGATCCAGCGTTCGAAATGTGGAATGGAGTTCGCGCGGATCCGCGAGGCGATCGGGCCGGGTTGCAGCGTGACAACCTTGATGGGCGTGTCGCGCATCTCCAGCCTGAGCGTGTCGGTAAGTCCCTCGAGCGCGAATTTGGACGCGACATAGGCCCCGCGCCAGCGCATCGGCACGTATCCCAGGACGGACGAGCATTGCACGATCCGTCCGTGACCCTGCGCCCGCATGACCGGGATGACCCGCCTCGTCAGTTCATGAAGGCCGAAGACGTTGGTTTCGAAGACCGCGCGCAATGCGTCCGTCGGCAGGTCCTCGACCGCGCCGGGGCAGGCGAAGGCCGCGTTCGAATAGAGCGCGTCCAGCGTTCCATCGGTCTGCGAAAGGACGTCGGACAGGCCGCGCGCGATGCTGTCCGCATCCGACATCTCCATATTGACCGGAGTCACACCGGACGCCGCGAGGCGCGTGGACGTGTCGTCGTCGCGGCAGGTGGCGAAGACTCGCCACCCCCTGAGCGACAGGGTCATCGCGGCATCGAGGCCGATGCCGCTCGAACAGCCGGTGATGAGGATGGAGCGCGCCATGAGGACCTCGGATGGGATCTTCGGGTCCTCATAGGGCAAATGTTCCGCGCGCGAAACATTCCCGGTCGCATCCTCAGCCGGCGGCGGGCCCCACGAAACGGCCGAAGATATAGGCTTCCTGTCCGGTATCCTCCACGCGGATATGCATCCAGCCATTCGCGGTCTCGTCGAGCACTTCGACACGCTGGTCGAGGACGACCTGATCGACGACCTCATCGGCGGTCGACGGCCCCCGGCGGATGTTCACGCGGTTCCCGGTAATGACGTGGTACTGCACCATGGGTGCCGGATCCGCGGTCTGCGGGGTTTCGGTCACGGCCTGTGCGGGTTCGGCGATGATGCCGCCCGCGGCCTGTCCGGTCGCGGCGAGGGCCCGCGCGATCGCGCCGGCCTCGTCATCGAGCGCGAGACGGTTGGGATTGGCGGGCGCGACGTCCGTCGGGGTCGCCGACGCCCGCGCGACGTAGTCACGCCCGGTGCCGTCGCCGTCAAGATCGCGACCGGCCACGGCCATGGTAACGCCGATCATGGCCAGAAGCGCCAATGTCATCCGGATCATGATAGGGGTGCCTCGCAAGTTCGTTTCGGTGGAATCTTGCCGATTGAACCCCGAAACCTCCTAAAAGTTCGTTTGCGTCCTGGAATAAAACTGTTCTTGCCGGTCCCTTCACGCGCCGGTATCCCCGCAACCATGAGTGATGACAGCGTCGAGACAGACGATCCCGCAGGCCCCCTTTCGTCGACCGAATCGCTCGGACGGGCGATCGGCGAGCGGTATCTGACCTATGCCCTCTCGACGATCATGCACCGCGCGCTGCCCGATGCGCGCGACGGGCTGAAGCCTGTCCACCGTCGCATCCTG of Palleronia sp. LCG004 contains these proteins:
- a CDS encoding twin transmembrane helix small protein — protein: MTSDPLFLLVVVAVLAVLAILILGISSFGRGGEDNAKTSNKYMRWRIYAQALAVVVILIFVYFRRMGG
- a CDS encoding SDR family NAD(P)-dependent oxidoreductase — protein: MARSILITGCSSGIGLDAAMTLSLRGWRVFATCRDDDTSTRLAASGVTPVNMEMSDADSIARGLSDVLSQTDGTLDALYSNAAFACPGAVEDLPTDALRAVFETNVFGLHELTRRVIPVMRAQGHGRIVQCSSVLGYVPMRWRGAYVASKFALEGLTDTLRLEMRDTPIKVVTLQPGPIASRIRANSIPHFERWIDWKASPRRAQYEATLLKRLYDPPGTDRFQLPASAATRTLIRALEAENPRPYYRVTTPARLMAFARRILPSRALDALLARG
- a CDS encoding cob(I)yrinic acid a,c-diamide adenosyltransferase gives rise to the protein MVVLNRIYTRTGDGGETALSDGSRVAKHSVRVTTYGTVDEANACFGMARVHATGEIAERIARIQNDLFDLGADLSRPGMDRDDEAEYTPLRMVPAQTERLEAEIDAMNERLEPLRSFVLPGGSALSAALHLCRTVSRRAERLAMELATLEDVNPAALHYLNRLSDWCFCAARLANDDGRADILWQPGANR
- a CDS encoding SH3 domain-containing protein — translated: MIRMTLALLAMIGVTMAVAGRDLDGDGTGRDYVARASATPTDVAPANPNRLALDDEAGAIARALAATGQAAGGIIAEPAQAVTETPQTADPAPMVQYHVITGNRVNIRRGPSTADEVVDQVVLDQRVEVLDETANGWMHIRVEDTGQEAYIFGRFVGPAAG